One window of Mixophyes fleayi isolate aMixFle1 chromosome 3, aMixFle1.hap1, whole genome shotgun sequence genomic DNA carries:
- the RIOX1 gene encoding ribosomal oxygenase 1 produces the protein MAAPRVSAFAVYKQSHQETKSQVGLNNNKSAISKTSHKLLKKKRKSFKPIHEAALNNSKELEEESERVLHASIPSNKKIKTSKKKAKKLCTTENIEKVGPVEVTGLERSIKQHVGPPLHSVLQELGKIQNSKDRATALFEWFISPIKSAEFFRNMWEKKPALIRRHNTKYYDGFFSTSEFDRVLREDNVQFGINLDVTSYTDGVRQTHNPPGRALPIVVWDYYKNGCSLRLLNPQAFSVTVWNVLSTLQELFGSMVGANMYLTPPGTQGFAPHYDDIEAFVIQLEGRKHWRVYNPRNKSEVLPQFSSANFNDHIIGEPILETILEAGDLLYFPRGFIHQGDCLPDVHSLHITVSSFQRNCWANLLGKLLPAALQIAAEEDIEFRKGLPLDYFDYMGVQNADLLDPRRSPFIEKVHTLMKKLAEYAPVDAAVDQMAKAFLHDCLPPVLTPVEKEHSVYGAPARWENGHVKGCIVHLEKDSKIRFLRGGIARLCSEGDSCLLYYSTDNSRIYHKGEPKCLDINAEHVDAVEYLLQSYPTYVTIESLPCDELDDKLAVANMLFEKGLLTTKKRCSALQRSAENE, from the exons ATGGCTGCCCCACGTGTGTCAGCCTTTGCTGTTTATAAGCAGTCGCATCAAGAAACGAAATCACAG GTTGGCTTGAATAATAACAAGAGTGCCATCTCCAAGACCTCACATAAGTTATTGAAAAAGAAAAGGAAGTCTTTCAAGCCCATTCATGAAGCAGCGTTAAATAATTCTAAAGAATTAGAAGAAGAAAGTGAACGTGTATTACATGCATCTATTCCctcaaacaagaaaataaaaacctccaaaaaaaaagccaaaaaacttTGCACAACCGAAAATATTGAAAAAGTGGGACCTGTGGAAGTAACG GGTTTGGAGAGAAGCATCAAACAGCATGTCGGGCCCCCACTACACTCCGTGTTGCAGGAATTGGGGAAGATCCAGAACAGTAAGGATCGAGCTACAGCCTTATTTGAGTGGTTTATTTCTCCCATCAAATCAGCTGAATTCTTCAG GAATATGTGGGAGAAAAAGCCTGCTCTGATTAGACGGCACAACACTAAATATTATGACGGATTCTTTTCCACTTCAGAGTTTGACCGGGTTCTCCGAGAA GATAATGTGCAGTTTGGCATTAACTTGGATGTCACAAGTTATACTGACGGAGTAAGACAGACCCATAATCCTCCTGGAAGAGCCCTGCCCATTGTTGTATGGGACTACTACAAG AATGGATGTTCGCTGAGGTTATTGAATCCACAGGCCTTCTCCGTTACAGTGTGGAATGTACTGAGTACCCTACAGGAGCTTTTTGGGAGCATGGTTGGGGCAAACAT gTACCTGACTCCTCCTGGAACTCAGGGATTTGCACCACACTATGATGACATTGAAGCCTTTGTCATTCAGCTGGAAGGCAGAAAGCACTGGAGGGTCTACAATCCTAG GAACAAATCAGAAGTACTCCCTCAGTTCTCAAGTG CTAATTTTAATGACCACATCATTGGCGAGCCAATTCTGGAAACTATTTTAGAAGCAGGAGACCTCCTATATTTCCCGAGAGGGTTTATTCACCAGGGTGATTGTCTTCCTGATGTCCACTCTCTACACATAACTGTTTCCTCATTTCAGCGGAATTGCTGGGCAAACCTACTGGGCAAG CTACTCCCAGCAGCCCTGCAGATTGCAGCTGAGGAAGACATTGAGTTTCGGAAGGGGCTTCCTTTGGATTACTTTGACTACATGGGAGTACAGAACGCAGACTTG TTGGACCCACGCAGAAGTCCTTTCATAGAGAAGGTTCACACGTTGATGAAGAAGCTGGCAGAGTATGCCCCGGTTGATGCAGCTGTAGATCAGATGGCTAAGGCATTCCTGCATGACTGTCTGCCTCCTGTCCTAACACCTG TTGAGAAAGAGCACAGTGTGTATGGTGCTCCAGCAAGATGGGAGAATGGACATGTGAAAGGCTGCATTGTGCATCTTGAAAAAGACTCAAAGATCAGGTTCCTGAGAGGCGGGATTGCAAG GTTGTGTAGTGAAGGTGATAGCTGCCTGTTGTATTACTCGACAGATAACTCAAGAATATACCACAAGGGGGAGCCAAAGTGTCTTGATATAAATGCTGAG CATGTGGACGCAGTAGAATACCTTCTCCAGTCTTACCCTACGTATGTGACCATAGAAAGCCTTCCTTGTGACGAGCTGGATGACAAG CTTGCTGTggccaatatgctgtttgagAAAGGCCTACTGACCACCAAGAAACGATGCTCTGCATTACAAAGATCTGCAGAAAATGAGTGA